A genome region from Microplitis demolitor isolate Queensland-Clemson2020A chromosome 1, iyMicDemo2.1a, whole genome shotgun sequence includes the following:
- the LOC103578257 gene encoding uncharacterized protein LOC103578257 isoform X1 produces MSMYKDKCYELHDCEPTISFMEKVDNVITAIYSRTPENALRPDTNCSMRKAIIDFDHYLHDWEKKAKEEITKQKAEKKKKKANKEENFEFPITNSTLTGFKVTLGTTLELLEFSHDKCNYDYIMTSRLNQNSLEEFSELCSHLVDVTTTRVEYFLAKFSVFSAAIFWQHHRGVPTSLVGKY; encoded by the exons ATGTCAATGTATAAAGATAAATGTTATGAGCTGCACGACTGTGAACCTACAATATCTTTCATGGAAAAAGTAGATAATGTAATTACAGCTATATACTCTCGAACCCCAGAAAACGCTTTACGTCCAGACACTAACTGTTCAATGAGAAAG GCTATTATCGACTTTGATCATTATCTTCATGATTGGGAGAAGAAAGCTAAGGAGGagataacaaaacaaaaagctgagaaaaagaagaaaaaggcTAATAAAGAGGAGAATTTTGAGTTTCCAATCACAAACAGTACTTTAACTGGCTTTAAAGTAACTCTCGGAACTACTTTGGAATTACTGGAATTTTCACACGATAAGTGTAATTATGATTACATCATGACATCGCGCTTGAATCAAAATTCTTTGGAA GAATTTTCGGAATTATGCAGTCATCTTGTGGATGTAACGACCACCCGGGTCGAATACTTTTTGGCCAAGTTTTCCGTCTTCTCTGCAGCTATTTTCTGGCAACACCACCGAGGGGTTCCGACGTCACTGGTGGGGAAGTACTGA
- the LOC103578257 gene encoding uncharacterized protein LOC103578257 isoform X2, translating to MSMYKDKCYELHDCEPTISFMEKVDNVITAIYSRTPENALRPDTNCSMRKAIIDFDHYLHDWEKKAKEEITKQKAEKKKKKANKEENFEFPITNSTLTGFKVTLGTTLELLEFSHDKCNYDYIMTSRLNQNSLEL from the exons ATGTCAATGTATAAAGATAAATGTTATGAGCTGCACGACTGTGAACCTACAATATCTTTCATGGAAAAAGTAGATAATGTAATTACAGCTATATACTCTCGAACCCCAGAAAACGCTTTACGTCCAGACACTAACTGTTCAATGAGAAAG GCTATTATCGACTTTGATCATTATCTTCATGATTGGGAGAAGAAAGCTAAGGAGGagataacaaaacaaaaagctgagaaaaagaagaaaaaggcTAATAAAGAGGAGAATTTTGAGTTTCCAATCACAAACAGTACTTTAACTGGCTTTAAAGTAACTCTCGGAACTACTTTGGAATTACTGGAATTTTCACACGATAAGTGTAATTATGATTACATCATGACATCGCGCTTGAATCAAAATTCTTTGGAA tTGTAA
- the LOC103578477 gene encoding uncharacterized protein LOC103578477 codes for MDDSNILLSDVSDIDSVSSMSTNEDEDKNEDLDKDHCSESRESDSDYNDEVMNNNGEYEDDDDDVEFNYNILNEREEIINADRVERNMLLPNNTVAVDEFVLDLLNLHIKHSITKSALKDVLKIQLKHLPDDNEMPKSLFKLFQYAKDIAPPCKVIRNYYCKKCLFKVEVAILGKKEVKKYSLCKTDQSSDIGFFHEFEVSDQIRFLFEQNNLADKLKRTRAPTGNISDITDGTEYIRVNTRDNKGPYDLTLILNTDGLSLVKSAKSHCWPLMFTIAELPENIRDKFIIVIGLWYDDKCKPSMNLFLKPIFDKLKQGFVDGIDWINPRTGQVTNSKIVTPLIIADAPARAQIQNIMSFNGRYGCNICEIRTVKSKRIAGTKTSRIFPYKIDCKLRIGKRMEAQAKILLKKKMIQLKFVG; via the coding sequence ATGGatgattcaaatattttactaagcGATGTATCAGATATTGATAGTGTTTCAAGTATGAGTACCAATGAAGACGAAGATAAAAATGAGGATTTAGATAAAGATCATTGTAGTGAAAGTCGGGAATCAGATAGCGACTACAATGATGaagttatgaataataatgGTGAATACgaggatgatgatgatgatgtcgaatttaattataatattttgaacgaaagagaagaaataataaatgccgATAGAGTTGAAAGAAATATGCTGTTGCCTAACAATACAGTGGCCGTAGATGAATTTGTATTAGATTTACTAAATTTACACATTAAGCATAGCATTACTAAATCTGCATTAAAAgatgtattaaaaattcagcTCAAACATTTGCCAGATGATAATGAAATGCCAAAATCACTATTTAAACTCTTTCAATATGCAAAAGATATTGCTCCTCCTTGTAAAgttattagaaattattattgtaaaaaatgtttattcaaAGTTGAGGTTGCAATTTTAGGCAAAaaggaagtaaaaaaatattctctgtGCAAGACAGATCAATCTTCAGATATTGGATTTTTCCATGAATTTGAAGTTTCAGATCAAATAAGATTTCtttttgaacaaaataatCTAGCTGACAAATTGAAACGTACTCGAGCACCTACTGGAAATATTTCAGACATAACTGATGGGACGGAATATATTCGAGTAAATACGAGGGATAATAAAGGTCCATATGATTTGACACTCATACTAAACACTGATGGTTTATCTCTCGTCAAGAGCGCAAAAAGCCACTGTTGGCCACTTATGTTTACAATTGCCGAGTTACCTGAAAATATAAGAGACAAATTCATAATCGTAATAGGATTGTGGTATGATGATAAATGTAAACCATCGATGAATCTTTTCCTCAAGCCGATTTTTGATAAACTCAAACAAGGCTTTGTTGACGGTATTGACTGGATTAATCCAAGAACTGGACAAgtgacaaattcaaaaattgtaactCCGTTAATTATAGCGGATGCACCAGCAAGAGCccaaatacaaaatattatgtcTTTTAATGGCCGTTACGGATGCAATATTTGCGAAATTCGGACGGTGAAAAGTAAACGCATTGCTGGCACGAAAACTTCACGCATTTTTCCATACAAAATTGACTGTAAATTAAGAATTGGAAAGAGAATGGAAGCTCAAGCGaaaatactattaaaaaaaaaaatgatacaacTCAAATTCGTGGGGTAA
- the LOC103578478 gene encoding suppressor of Mek1 isoform X2, which translates to MFILKCSRDNSFCKIDESEVIFNKDSPPKEGETVKFLWYRKEELGEIAMKSDNIKKINQKFEQVKKHMKKKTRSPSTSPETTRESHISSKRSRKPNAKYNSNSFDNLGFVKPPKEVQVPKLTRKDDNKNQSDKITQLLIEKDIAKNKTAKSKSKKISPTKDELKQRLAKLEGNMKKSAGSLYDEIAPTPHTVEPRKNNKSDNENNSATEGDSDVDKSVNVSLIESEGSEAEKSHTVNSEMSHVDDTDKENNPSVSKSFDNSDSNNVGIEGIVDDYNDPDLYGKDWSGEKMYKLMDRIYCKEKEYKECSRQCTQASHVVRRLITGVLKPSGYVDATLTGQASRAHPQEGKLTSVRAFNTAAKNEIVLLWL; encoded by the exons ATGTTTATTCTAAAGTGCTCAAGAGATAATTCTTTTTGTAAAATTGATGAGAGTGAGGTTATCTTTAATAAAGATAGCCCGCCAAAAGAAGGTGAAACGGTTAAATTCCTATGGTATAGAAAAGAAGAACTTGGAGAAATAGCAATGAAATCTG ataatataaaaaaaattaatcaaaagttTGAACAAGTAAAAAagcatatgaaaaaaaaaacacgaagTCCAAGCACTTCCCCAGAAACTACACGTGAATCACACATTTCTTCGAAAAGATCTAGAAAACCAAATGCTAAGTATAATTCTAACTCTTTTGATAACTTAGGATTTGTGAAGCCACCTAAAGAAGTTCAAGTTCCAAAACTG acTCGTAAAgatgacaataaaaatcaaagtgACAAAATTACACAATTGCTTATTGAAAAAGACATTGCAAAAAATAAGACAGCTAAGtctaaaagcaaaaaaattagtcCAACAAAAGATGAGTTGAAGCAACGATTAGCAAAATTGGAaggaaatatgaaaaaatcggcgg GATCACTGTATGATGAGATTGCACCTACTCCTCATACCGTTGAAcccagaaaaaataataaaagcgaTAACGAAAACAATTCTGCCACAGAAGGTGACTCTGATGTTGATAAATCAGTAAATGTCTCTTTAATTGAATCAGAAGGCAGTGAAGCCGAAAAGAGTCATACTGTGAACTCGGAGATGTCACACGTCGATGATactgataaagaaaataatccTTCAGTTTCTAAATCTTTCGACAATTCAGATTCCAATAATGTAGGTATAGAGGGTATTGTAGATGATTACAACGACCCTGATCTTTACGGTAAAGATTGGTCTGGTGAAAag aTGTATAAACTAATGGACAGAATCTACTGTAAAGAAAAAGAGTACAAAGAATGCAGTAGACAATGTACCCAAGCTTCCCACGTCGTTCGGAGATTAATCACCGGAGTTTTGAAGCCGAGTGGTTACGTAGATGCTACGCTGACTGGACAAGCTTCTAGAGCACATCCACAAGAAGGAAAACTAACTTCAGTAAGAGCATTCAATACTGCAGCGAAGAATGAAATt GTTTTGCTATGGCTTTAG
- the LOC103578478 gene encoding suppressor of Mek1 isoform X1 — MFILKCSRDNSFCKIDESEVIFNKDSPPKEGETVKFLWYRKEELGEIAMKSDNIKKINQKFEQVKKHMKKKTRSPSTSPETTRESHISSKRSRKPNAKYNSNSFDNLGFVKPPKEVQVPKLTRKDDNKNQSDKITQLLIEKDIAKNKTAKSKSKKISPTKDELKQRLAKLEGNMKKSAGSLYDEIAPTPHTVEPRKNNKSDNENNSATEGDSDVDKSVNVSLIESEGSEAEKSHTVNSEMSHVDDTDKENNPSVSKSFDNSDSNNVGIEGIVDDYNDPDLYGKDWSGEKMYKLMDRIYCKEKEYKECSRQCTQASHVVRRLITGVLKPSGYVDATLTGQASRAHPQEGKLTSVRAFNTAAKNEIVGFAMALAKIKGWKGKKGIEQTEEELAAVMSQKIGELKRAHVANKKAKS; from the exons ATGTTTATTCTAAAGTGCTCAAGAGATAATTCTTTTTGTAAAATTGATGAGAGTGAGGTTATCTTTAATAAAGATAGCCCGCCAAAAGAAGGTGAAACGGTTAAATTCCTATGGTATAGAAAAGAAGAACTTGGAGAAATAGCAATGAAATCTG ataatataaaaaaaattaatcaaaagttTGAACAAGTAAAAAagcatatgaaaaaaaaaacacgaagTCCAAGCACTTCCCCAGAAACTACACGTGAATCACACATTTCTTCGAAAAGATCTAGAAAACCAAATGCTAAGTATAATTCTAACTCTTTTGATAACTTAGGATTTGTGAAGCCACCTAAAGAAGTTCAAGTTCCAAAACTG acTCGTAAAgatgacaataaaaatcaaagtgACAAAATTACACAATTGCTTATTGAAAAAGACATTGCAAAAAATAAGACAGCTAAGtctaaaagcaaaaaaattagtcCAACAAAAGATGAGTTGAAGCAACGATTAGCAAAATTGGAaggaaatatgaaaaaatcggcgg GATCACTGTATGATGAGATTGCACCTACTCCTCATACCGTTGAAcccagaaaaaataataaaagcgaTAACGAAAACAATTCTGCCACAGAAGGTGACTCTGATGTTGATAAATCAGTAAATGTCTCTTTAATTGAATCAGAAGGCAGTGAAGCCGAAAAGAGTCATACTGTGAACTCGGAGATGTCACACGTCGATGATactgataaagaaaataatccTTCAGTTTCTAAATCTTTCGACAATTCAGATTCCAATAATGTAGGTATAGAGGGTATTGTAGATGATTACAACGACCCTGATCTTTACGGTAAAGATTGGTCTGGTGAAAag aTGTATAAACTAATGGACAGAATCTACTGTAAAGAAAAAGAGTACAAAGAATGCAGTAGACAATGTACCCAAGCTTCCCACGTCGTTCGGAGATTAATCACCGGAGTTTTGAAGCCGAGTGGTTACGTAGATGCTACGCTGACTGGACAAGCTTCTAGAGCACATCCACAAGAAGGAAAACTAACTTCAGTAAGAGCATTCAATACTGCAGCGAAGAATGAAATtgtag GTTTTGCTATGGCTTTAGCTAAAATAAAAGGATGGAAAGGTAAAAAAGGAATTGAGCAAACTGAAGAAGAATTAGCTGCAGTAATGTCTCAAAAGATTGGAGAATTAAAAAGAGCTCATGTTGCTAATAAGAAAGCTaagtcttaa